A window of Candidatus Nitrospira allomarina genomic DNA:
TCTGCCTCCACCGAAAAAGTCCTCAAAGATATCCCCAAACATATCTCCGAAGCCGCCACCTCCAAACCCGAATCCATCGGCTCCTCCTCCCTGGCCAGCCGCTGCATGACCGAACATGTCATATTTTCTTCGGCGATCTGGGTCGCTGAGCACTTCATAGGCTTCCCCGGCTTCCTTGAACTTTTCCTCAGCCGCTTTTTTCTGAACTGGGTCGGCATGCAAGTCCGGGTGATGTTGCCTGGCAAGTTTTCTAAAACCTTTTTTAATGTCTTCTTCCGAGGCATTGCGGTCCACCCCGAGAATTTCATAATAATCTCGTTTTTGGGTCTGTGCCATCAGTGTTTTCCAAAGGTGGAATAAGGTATGCCCGTCTGCATCAATCTGCTCAAAAGTCTTTAATTTTTGCCTTTATCAACTTCTTCAAATTCTGCATCTACAACTTTTTCCTCACTGCCAGCGCTGTCTCCGCCAGTTGTTCCAGGGCCGTCTTCTGGTCCAGAGCCGCTGGCAGAGGCATCCGTCGAAGCCTTTTTGTACATTTCCTCTGCTAATTTATGAGAGGCGGTGGTGAGGTTTTGCATGGCGGTTTTAATCGCTTCGAGGTCCGTTCCCTCCATAGCTTTACGAAGTGCGTCTACCGCCTCGGTGATGTTGGACTTCTCCGTTTCCTCAATCTTGTCTCCATGTTCGCTCAAATTCTTTTCTGTACTATAAATAAGGGTATCGGCTTGATTCTTGACTTCGACCAATTCCCGTTTCTTTTTGTCTTCTTCGGTATGACTTTGAGCTTCCTTAACCAAACGCTCAACTTCTTCCTTACTTAATCCGCTAGATGCCGTGATCTTGATTGATTGTTCTTTTTGCGTGGCCATATCTTTGGCTGAGACATGCACAATGCCATTAGCGTCGATATCAAATGTAACCTCAATTTGCGGAACACCTCTTGGTGCCATCGGAAGTCCCACTAAATCAAACTGTCCCAATAGCTTATTGTCATTGGCCATTTCCCGCTCACCTTGAAAGACTCTGATGGTCACGGCAGTTTGGTTGTCGGCGGCTGTTGAAAAAATTTGACCCTTTTTGGTGGGGATGGTGGTGTTGCGTTCGATGAGTTTTGTAAAGATTCCCCCTAATGTTTCGATGCCGAGTGAAAGCGGGGTGACATCCAATAACAGGACATCCTTCACATCTCCCTTGAGGACTCCACCCTGAATGGCCGCACCGATTGCCACGACTTCATCAGGATTCACTCCACGGTGGGGTTCTTTTCCAAAAAATTGCTTAACTCGTTCAATCACTTTCGGCATCCGAGTCATTCCACCTACCAAGACGATTTCATTAATGTCGCTGGTGGTCATATCCGCATCGGCCAGAGCTTTTTTGCAAGGTTCGATTGTTCGCTCAATTAAATCATTCACCAATTGCTCGTATTTTGACCTGGTGAGTTTAAGTACCAAATGTTTTGGTCCACTGGCATCAGCGGTGATGAAGGGTAGATTTATTTCGGTTTCTTGGGAGGAGGAAAGCTCGATTTTTGCCCGTTCGGCTGCTTCTTTCAGTCGTTGCAGGGCCATTCGATCATTCCGTAAATCGATTCCTTGATCTTTTTTGAATTCTTCAACTAACCAATCCATGACCCGAAGATCAAAGTCGTCTCCGCCCAAAAAGGTATCACCATTTGTGGACTTGACTTCAAAGACGCCTTCTCCAATTTCTAGAATGGAAACGTCAAAGGTTCCACCGCCGAGATCGTAGACCGCGATACGTTCATCTTTTTTCTTGTCGAGCCCATAGGCGAGAGATGCTGCAGTCGGCTCATTAATGATGCGCAAGACATTTAATCCCGCGATTTTCCCTGCGTCCTTGGTAGCCTGGCGTTGGCTATCATCAAAATAGGCTGGGACCGTAATGACAGCATCCGTCACCTTTTCTCCCAAATAATCTTCAGCGGTTTGCTTCATTTTTTGAAGAATCATGGCGGAAACTTCTGCTGGACTATAGCTTTTCCCTCGAATGATGACGTGGGCGTCCCCATTAGCACCTTCGGCCGTTTTATAGGATAGTCGATTTGCGGCATTTTTGACTTCGGAAGAAGAATACTTTCTTCCCATTAGACGTTTCACCGAATAAATAGTGTTTTCCGGATTGGTTATGGCTTGCCGTTTGGCAATCTGTCCGACCAATCGTTCGTCTTTGTCGGTCAAAGCAACAACCGAAGGGGTAGTCCGTCCGCCTTCCGAATTGGCAATGACTGTTGGGTCTCCACCGCTCATTACAGCCACGCAAGAATTTGTTGTTCCTAAATCAATCCCAATAATTTTGCTCATACGTGTATTCCTCCCTCTTCACCGGATTCTTCAGTCGAACCAGGTTCTGTCAGTTCTGATTTTTCTTTCGCCACGCTTACCATAGCCGGACGTAAAATGCGATCGTGCAATAAATATCCTTTTTGAAATTCCTCGATC
This region includes:
- the dnaK gene encoding molecular chaperone DnaK codes for the protein MSKIIGIDLGTTNSCVAVMSGGDPTVIANSEGGRTTPSVVALTDKDERLVGQIAKRQAITNPENTIYSVKRLMGRKYSSSEVKNAANRLSYKTAEGANGDAHVIIRGKSYSPAEVSAMILQKMKQTAEDYLGEKVTDAVITVPAYFDDSQRQATKDAGKIAGLNVLRIINEPTAASLAYGLDKKKDERIAVYDLGGGTFDVSILEIGEGVFEVKSTNGDTFLGGDDFDLRVMDWLVEEFKKDQGIDLRNDRMALQRLKEAAERAKIELSSSQETEINLPFITADASGPKHLVLKLTRSKYEQLVNDLIERTIEPCKKALADADMTTSDINEIVLVGGMTRMPKVIERVKQFFGKEPHRGVNPDEVVAIGAAIQGGVLKGDVKDVLLLDVTPLSLGIETLGGIFTKLIERNTTIPTKKGQIFSTAADNQTAVTIRVFQGEREMANDNKLLGQFDLVGLPMAPRGVPQIEVTFDIDANGIVHVSAKDMATQKEQSIKITASSGLSKEEVERLVKEAQSHTEEDKKKRELVEVKNQADTLIYSTEKNLSEHGDKIEETEKSNITEAVDALRKAMEGTDLEAIKTAMQNLTTASHKLAEEMYKKASTDASASGSGPEDGPGTTGGDSAGSEEKVVDAEFEEVDKGKN